From one Thalassospira lucentensis genomic stretch:
- a CDS encoding aldo/keto reductase gives MEYRQLGNSGLRVPALSFGAGTFGGRGPLFGAWGTIDAREASRMIDISLEAGLNMFDSADVYSDGASEQVLGEAIKGRRDKIILSTKFALPVGDGPNDFGTSRHRLITATDAALKRLGTDYIDLLQLHSFDAFTPIEEVLSTLNDLVRAGKLRYIGVSNFAGWQIMKSLAVSDRLGYSRYVAHQVYYSLVGRDYEWDLMPLAQDQGLGALVWSPLGWGRLTGKIRRGTPIPDGSRLHETAQFGPPVEEDHLYDIVDVLDELSAETGKTVPQIAINWLLQRPTVASVIIGARNEQQLRDNLGAVGWSLSSDQITRLDTVSKRQPPYPHYPYYIQEGFARLNPPLSA, from the coding sequence ATGGAATACAGACAATTGGGGAATTCCGGTTTGCGCGTTCCCGCACTTAGCTTTGGCGCCGGGACCTTTGGCGGCCGGGGTCCCCTGTTCGGCGCGTGGGGTACAATTGACGCCCGTGAAGCCAGCCGCATGATCGATATCAGCCTCGAAGCAGGCCTGAACATGTTCGACAGTGCCGACGTCTATTCCGATGGTGCGTCTGAACAGGTTCTGGGCGAAGCCATCAAAGGACGCCGCGACAAAATCATCCTGTCGACGAAGTTTGCCCTGCCTGTTGGCGATGGCCCGAATGACTTTGGCACCTCGCGCCACCGCCTGATCACGGCAACCGATGCCGCCCTGAAGCGGCTGGGAACCGATTATATCGACCTGCTGCAACTTCACTCCTTTGATGCATTCACCCCGATCGAGGAAGTCTTATCAACGCTTAATGACCTCGTACGCGCCGGGAAGCTGCGCTATATCGGCGTATCGAACTTTGCCGGGTGGCAGATCATGAAGTCGCTCGCCGTGTCTGATCGCCTTGGTTACAGCCGCTATGTCGCCCATCAGGTTTACTATTCACTGGTCGGGCGCGATTACGAATGGGATCTGATGCCGCTGGCACAGGATCAGGGACTGGGCGCACTGGTCTGGAGCCCCTTGGGATGGGGCCGGTTGACTGGCAAAATCCGCCGCGGCACACCGATACCGGATGGCAGCCGCCTGCATGAAACCGCACAATTCGGCCCGCCGGTCGAAGAAGATCATCTATATGACATTGTCGATGTGCTTGATGAACTGAGTGCCGAAACCGGCAAAACCGTCCCACAGATTGCCATCAACTGGCTGCTGCAGCGCCCCACCGTGGCGTCGGTGATTATCGGGGCCCGCAATGAACAGCAATTGCGCGACAATCTGGGTGCGGTTGGCTGGTCCCTATCCAGTGATCAAATCACCCGCCTTGATACCGTCAGCAAAAGGCAGCCGCCCTACCCGCATTACCCCTATTACATTCAGGAAGGCTTCGCCCGACTGAACCCGCCCCTATCTGCGTAA
- a CDS encoding TlpA disulfide reductase family protein, whose protein sequence is MRFLRCLIVSAIFAATAPAFGGTEASPLTLMGESSQFVELDPQRIARNTRFYDRRNHPTDISAYRGKVVLVNFWASWCLPCMAEMPSLDRLANDHSNDDLAIIPISIDEDGLLAAIPFYRRLGLQNLDLFVDPTGETAYSDRDNPRDAEFALYGLPITYALDRDGRILGYISGLVDWQSDDAADFIDRLLEAGK, encoded by the coding sequence ATGCGATTTCTGCGCTGCCTTATCGTTTCTGCAATATTTGCCGCCACAGCACCTGCCTTCGGGGGGACTGAAGCATCACCGCTGACGCTGATGGGTGAAAGCAGCCAGTTTGTCGAACTTGATCCCCAACGGATCGCACGCAACACCCGATTTTATGACCGGCGAAATCACCCGACCGATATCAGCGCCTATCGCGGCAAAGTGGTTCTGGTCAATTTCTGGGCCAGCTGGTGCCTGCCCTGCATGGCAGAAATGCCGTCGCTTGACCGGTTGGCCAATGATCATTCCAATGATGACCTCGCCATCATTCCGATCTCGATAGACGAAGACGGATTGCTGGCTGCCATTCCCTTTTACCGCCGTTTGGGCCTTCAAAACCTTGATCTTTTTGTCGACCCGACGGGCGAAACAGCCTATAGCGACCGAGATAATCCCAGGGATGCCGAATTTGCCCTTTATGGCCTGCCGATCACATATGCCCTAGATCGTGATGGCCGTATTCTTGGCTATATATCGGGACTGGTCGATTGGCAGTCAGACGATGCTGCGGATTTCATTGACCGCCTTTTGGAAGCTGGCAAATAA
- the der gene encoding ribosome biogenesis GTPase Der: MSLKVAIIGRPNVGKSTLFNRLVGKKLALVDDQPGVTRDRRYGKARLGHMGFDIIDTAGLEEAFDDSIEGKMRQQSEMAFEECDIAFFLIDARAGLTPLDNHFADWLRKRKKPVYVIANKHEGKDQDAGLYEAYGLGLGDVAPISAEHGLGMELLIDIMRPHWEEYRDKQRKARQEGDLAAIDDDFEDDEMDEDDGSFPSFEIEYDEDDEGEEEVVRKDNSKIQLAIVGRPNVGKSTLLNQLLGENRVMTGPQAGLTRDSIAVDWSYEGRPIRLVDTAGMRRKKKIDDRVEKLSVTDTLRVIRYAQVVVIMLDATNTLDKQDLTIARMVLEEGRALIIAVNKWDAVKDKAGVMSALRDKLDTSFAQAKGIPILTFSALTGRGTDSLMPTVLDIYDIWSRRIPTSQLNRWLEAITERHLPPVISGRRIRLRYMTQAKSRPPSFFINCSKAAELPESYTRYLINGLREDFDMPGVPIRIYLRSSDNPYGNKKKKR; the protein is encoded by the coding sequence ATGTCGCTGAAAGTAGCCATTATCGGTCGCCCCAATGTCGGGAAGTCGACCCTGTTTAACCGTCTGGTCGGCAAGAAGCTGGCGCTGGTCGATGATCAGCCGGGCGTCACGCGTGATCGCCGTTATGGCAAGGCGCGTCTTGGCCATATGGGATTCGACATTATTGATACTGCTGGTCTGGAAGAGGCATTTGACGATTCCATCGAAGGTAAAATGCGCCAGCAAAGCGAAATGGCCTTTGAGGAATGCGATATCGCGTTTTTCCTGATTGATGCCCGTGCGGGCCTGACCCCGCTTGACAATCACTTTGCCGACTGGTTGCGCAAGCGCAAGAAACCGGTCTATGTGATTGCCAACAAGCACGAGGGCAAGGATCAGGATGCCGGCCTTTACGAGGCCTATGGTCTTGGTCTTGGCGATGTTGCACCGATCTCGGCGGAGCATGGGCTTGGCATGGAATTGCTGATCGATATCATGCGTCCTCATTGGGAAGAATATCGCGACAAGCAGCGCAAGGCGCGGCAGGAAGGCGATCTTGCCGCCATTGATGACGATTTCGAAGATGATGAAATGGACGAGGATGATGGTTCATTCCCGTCCTTTGAAATCGAATATGACGAAGACGATGAGGGCGAGGAAGAAGTTGTTCGCAAGGACAATTCGAAAATCCAGCTTGCGATTGTCGGTCGTCCGAATGTGGGCAAATCGACCCTTCTGAACCAGCTTCTGGGTGAAAACCGTGTCATGACCGGGCCGCAGGCCGGTTTAACCCGTGACTCCATCGCGGTTGACTGGTCCTATGAAGGCCGTCCTATTCGTCTGGTCGATACCGCCGGGATGCGCCGCAAGAAGAAGATTGATGATCGCGTTGAAAAGCTTTCAGTCACTGATACCCTGCGTGTGATCCGTTATGCACAGGTCGTTGTCATTATGCTTGATGCGACCAATACGCTTGATAAGCAGGATCTGACGATTGCACGCATGGTCCTTGAAGAAGGCCGTGCGCTGATCATTGCTGTGAACAAGTGGGACGCGGTCAAAGACAAGGCCGGTGTGATGTCGGCACTGCGTGACAAGCTTGATACGTCCTTTGCGCAGGCCAAGGGCATTCCGATCCTGACATTCTCGGCCCTGACCGGGCGTGGCACGGACAGCCTGATGCCGACCGTTCTTGATATCTATGATATCTGGAGCCGCCGTATTCCGACATCGCAGCTTAACCGCTGGCTCGAAGCCATTACCGAACGCCATTTGCCGCCGGTCATTTCGGGGCGTCGTATCCGCCTGCGGTATATGACCCAGGCCAAATCGCGTCCGCCAAGTTTCTTTATCAACTGTTCCAAGGCGGCAGAACTGCCCGAAAGTTATACGCGTTACCTGATCAATGGGCTTCGCGAAGATTTCGACATGCCTGGCGTTCCGATCCGCATTTATCTGCGCAGCAGTGATAACCCCTATGGCAACAAGAAGAAAAAGCGCTAG
- a CDS encoding PQQ-binding-like beta-propeller repeat protein, translating to MVLRPRNIKSLLCVMGMSVFVSACSSWLGESEDPPLPGERLAVLSLESTVQPDVALSDQRVVLPEPEPMVDWPQNGGLPSHALHHVGLENDVLRQDWSVGIGEGSMDDNLLLNQAIVARGVVFTIDADAVVRAFSAKSGKRIWSLELAKDEDEDSTLLGGGLAYENGILYATTGFAEVIAIDAPSATVMWRSQVTAPMRGAPTVRGGRVFVVTVDNQTVALNAMTGDTLWSHRGASEGASFIGGASPAVDQGVVISAYTTGEMYALRVENGQVIWSDALASAGRTDAVSAIADIRGLPVIDNNLVIATSNAGLTVAIDLRTGYRVWELEAGGIQSPWVAGDYVFVLTNTNDLIALRRDTGQVKWVTALPRFVDPEDQEEPMVWTGPVLVGDRLIVGNEQGEIMTVSPYSGEIMGKDEVSGPITLPPSVAGDSLYFLTADADLIAYR from the coding sequence ATGGTTTTGAGACCACGCAACATTAAATCCCTTTTGTGCGTTATGGGCATGTCGGTTTTCGTTTCGGCATGTTCCAGCTGGCTTGGTGAATCCGAAGATCCGCCGCTTCCCGGTGAACGTCTTGCCGTGCTGTCACTTGAAAGCACGGTTCAGCCCGATGTGGCACTAAGCGACCAGCGTGTGGTCCTGCCGGAACCGGAGCCGATGGTCGACTGGCCCCAGAATGGTGGTCTGCCAAGCCATGCCCTGCATCATGTCGGTCTTGAAAACGACGTCTTGCGACAGGATTGGTCGGTTGGCATCGGGGAAGGGTCGATGGATGACAATCTTCTGCTGAACCAGGCGATTGTTGCGCGCGGTGTTGTCTTTACCATTGATGCCGATGCCGTTGTTCGTGCCTTCAGTGCCAAATCCGGCAAGCGTATCTGGTCGCTTGAACTGGCGAAGGACGAGGACGAAGACAGCACCCTTTTGGGGGGCGGTCTTGCCTATGAAAACGGTATTTTGTACGCGACGACGGGCTTTGCCGAGGTCATCGCGATTGATGCGCCAAGTGCGACCGTCATGTGGCGTTCGCAGGTGACCGCCCCGATGCGCGGTGCGCCGACAGTCCGTGGCGGGCGTGTCTTTGTCGTGACGGTCGATAACCAGACTGTCGCACTGAATGCGATGACTGGTGATACGCTTTGGTCTCATCGTGGTGCATCAGAAGGCGCATCCTTTATCGGCGGTGCGAGCCCGGCCGTGGACCAGGGGGTTGTTATTTCTGCCTACACCACCGGTGAAATGTATGCGCTGCGTGTTGAAAACGGTCAGGTGATCTGGTCCGATGCGCTGGCATCTGCCGGGCGTACCGATGCGGTGTCGGCCATTGCCGATATTCGTGGCCTTCCGGTGATCGACAACAATCTGGTGATTGCGACAAGCAACGCCGGTCTGACCGTTGCGATTGACCTGCGGACTGGGTATCGCGTCTGGGAACTGGAGGCCGGTGGCATTCAATCACCGTGGGTTGCTGGCGACTATGTTTTCGTTCTTACCAACACAAATGATCTGATTGCCTTGCGTCGGGACACCGGACAGGTTAAATGGGTGACCGCTTTGCCGCGTTTTGTCGATCCCGAAGATCAGGAAGAGCCGATGGTATGGACCGGTCCGGTTCTGGTTGGCGATCGGTTGATCGTTGGAAACGAGCAGGGCGAAATCATGACCGTTTCCCCGTATAGCGGCGAGATCATGGGCAAGGATGAAGTTTCCGGCCCTATCACCTTGCCGCCGTCTGTTGCGGGTGACAGTCTTTACTTCCTGACTGCGGATGCCGATCTAATCGCGTATCGCTGA
- a CDS encoding tetratricopeptide repeat protein, with protein MVDIFQEVEEDLKRERNEALWRKYGKYIVGVAAVIVLGVAGREGWKSYEENSRIENGTRMANAIELAQAGEEKQDAALGALDAIIADGNAGFVALGHFQKAAVYLRAGAKDSAVAELEAIAGNSDVEKIYRDLAVVQIAMNNADGANSKDLIARLEPIAVPENPWYYSAREMIAMLHIAAGEIEAAKPLLTEIADDSEAPSGMRARASEILKAVDA; from the coding sequence GTGGTTGATATTTTCCAGGAAGTCGAAGAAGACCTAAAGCGCGAGCGCAATGAAGCGCTGTGGCGCAAATACGGCAAATACATCGTTGGCGTGGCCGCCGTGATCGTGCTGGGTGTTGCCGGACGTGAAGGCTGGAAAAGCTACGAGGAAAATTCGCGCATCGAAAACGGTACGCGCATGGCAAACGCCATCGAACTGGCACAGGCAGGCGAAGAGAAACAGGATGCGGCACTTGGTGCGCTTGACGCGATCATCGCGGATGGCAATGCCGGTTTTGTCGCCCTTGGTCATTTCCAGAAGGCTGCTGTCTATCTGCGGGCCGGAGCAAAGGATTCTGCTGTTGCCGAGCTTGAGGCAATCGCAGGTAACAGCGACGTCGAAAAGATTTATCGTGATCTTGCCGTGGTTCAGATCGCGATGAACAATGCCGATGGTGCAAATTCAAAAGACTTGATTGCGCGTCTTGAACCAATCGCTGTGCCGGAAAATCCCTGGTACTACTCTGCGCGTGAAATGATTGCGATGTTGCATATTGCTGCCGGCGAAATCGAGGCAGCCAAGCCGCTGTTGACCGAAATCGCCGATGACAGCGAAGCACCGTCGGGCATGCGGGCACGTGCGAGTGAAATTCTGAAGGCCGTTGACGCCTGA
- a CDS encoding DUF2794 domain-containing protein codes for MGTLFNLAQYRKAKSFVHFDRTELMQLMNTYSRQVASGAWRDYAIDHLDGMAMFSIFRSSHETAIFTVIKLGADHKNAGHFVALHSGEKIKQSSEIQNVLDAVEKRARKVIPLFKSR; via the coding sequence ATGGGTACATTGTTCAATCTGGCTCAATACCGCAAAGCCAAAAGCTTTGTGCATTTCGACCGGACTGAACTGATGCAACTCATGAATACCTATTCCAGACAGGTCGCAAGTGGTGCATGGCGTGACTACGCCATTGATCATCTTGATGGCATGGCCATGTTCTCGATCTTCCGTTCCTCGCACGAAACGGCCATCTTCACCGTCATCAAGCTTGGTGCAGATCACAAGAATGCCGGGCATTTCGTTGCACTTCACAGCGGTGAAAAAATCAAACAAAGCTCCGAAATCCAGAACGTTCTTGATGCCGTTGAAAAACGCGCCCGCAAAGTCATCCCGCTGTTCAAATCCCGTTAA
- a CDS encoding tetratricopeptide repeat protein, which yields MAFACHAPPARADYTSGYKAYQAGNYEMARAQWRVAAQEDDPRAQYALGLLYYRGLAGPKDYRQAAEWFSLAARANHPNAIYYLGLMYFNGWGLRYDQFRATEFFKRALRAAPGNSDAAFLIGEQYFHGRGAEQNYVEAAHYYRIAAENGMHAAQFLLGAMTERGWGVEPDYADAYYWLRRSALGPLTLPPGVELEMDPATAIANLEPKLRLEEIRRVDKRLQELSAP from the coding sequence TTGGCATTCGCATGTCACGCGCCTCCGGCCCGCGCAGATTACACAAGCGGCTACAAGGCCTATCAGGCCGGCAATTATGAAATGGCCCGCGCGCAATGGCGCGTTGCAGCACAGGAAGACGATCCCCGTGCACAATATGCCCTTGGGCTGCTTTATTACCGTGGACTTGCCGGGCCAAAGGATTACCGGCAGGCTGCCGAATGGTTTTCTCTGGCCGCGCGTGCCAATCATCCCAATGCGATCTACTATCTTGGCCTGATGTATTTCAATGGCTGGGGACTGCGCTATGACCAGTTTCGCGCAACCGAGTTCTTCAAGCGTGCTCTTCGCGCTGCACCCGGCAATTCCGATGCAGCCTTTTTGATTGGCGAACAATATTTTCACGGACGCGGGGCAGAACAAAACTATGTCGAAGCCGCCCATTATTACAGGATCGCCGCCGAAAACGGCATGCATGCTGCCCAGTTTCTATTGGGCGCTATGACTGAACGAGGCTGGGGTGTTGAACCCGATTATGCCGATGCCTATTACTGGCTGCGCCGTTCGGCACTTGGCCCCCTAACCCTGCCGCCCGGTGTCGAACTTGAAATGGACCCGGCAACCGCAATCGCCAATCTAGAACCAAAGCTGCGTCTGGAAGAAATCAGACGCGTCGATAAACGACTTCAGGAACTCTCTGCTCCCTAA
- a CDS encoding ribonucleotide-diphosphate reductase subunit beta yields the protein MSDDKVIDLLTENPVYKPFRYPWAYEAWLTQQQIHWLPEEVPLADDVKDWNHTISDAERNLLTQIFRFFTQSDIEVNNCYMRHYTRVFKPTEVQMMLAAFSNMETIHVAAYSHLLDTIGMPEAEYEAFLQYKEMKDKYDYMQIWGIGPEDEYTDEHGDLRLTAQGKRNIAKTLAVFGAFTEGLQLFASFAMLMNFPRFNKMKGMGQIVTWSVRDESLHCESIIRLFRTFCKENPEIWDDEMCSDLIEACKTIVSHEDAFIDLSFEAGAVQGLTAEDIKKYIRYIADRRLSQLGLEEQYGIEQNPLPWMDAMLNAVEHTNFFENRATEYSKAATRGTWDEAFS from the coding sequence ATGTCTGACGATAAAGTAATTGATCTTCTGACGGAAAACCCGGTTTACAAGCCATTCCGTTATCCTTGGGCCTACGAGGCATGGCTGACCCAGCAGCAGATTCACTGGCTGCCCGAAGAAGTGCCGCTGGCTGATGATGTCAAGGATTGGAACCACACGATTTCCGATGCCGAGCGTAACCTCCTGACGCAGATTTTCCGCTTTTTCACCCAGTCGGATATCGAGGTGAATAATTGCTACATGCGTCATTATACCCGCGTGTTCAAACCGACCGAAGTCCAGATGATGCTGGCGGCGTTTTCGAACATGGAAACCATCCATGTTGCGGCTTATTCGCATCTTCTCGATACCATCGGTATGCCCGAAGCCGAGTATGAGGCCTTCCTCCAATACAAGGAGATGAAGGACAAATACGATTACATGCAGATTTGGGGCATCGGTCCTGAGGACGAATATACTGATGAACATGGTGATTTGCGCCTGACGGCACAGGGCAAACGCAACATCGCCAAGACGCTTGCGGTATTTGGCGCATTCACCGAAGGTCTGCAACTGTTTGCATCGTTCGCGATGCTGATGAACTTCCCGCGCTTCAACAAGATGAAGGGCATGGGGCAAATCGTGACATGGTCGGTGCGCGACGAAAGCCTGCATTGCGAAAGCATCATCCGCCTGTTTAGGACATTCTGCAAAGAGAATCCGGAAATCTGGGATGACGAAATGTGCAGCGACCTGATCGAGGCCTGCAAAACCATCGTCAGCCACGAAGATGCGTTTATCGATCTTTCGTTCGAAGCCGGTGCCGTGCAGGGCCTGACGGCGGAAGATATCAAGAAATATATTCGCTATATCGCAGATCGTCGCCTTAGCCAGCTTGGACTTGAAGAGCAATACGGGATCGAACAGAACCCGTTGCCGTGGATGGATGCGATGCTGAATGCGGTCGAGCACACCAACTTCTTTGAAAATCGTGCGACCGAGTATTCCAAGGCCGCGACACGCGGTACCTGGGATGAGGCATTTTCCTGA